The segment CATGCAGTTCCTAGACAATTTATTCACCTTTCTCTGATTCAGAATAAAGGAGCGTGAGCATCAGGCAGATCTGgccaaacaggaaaaaaaaaaagaagaggaagaaatacaGAGATCTATTCAACTGTACCAACTAGAaactcagagaaaaaaagaaaaggaacatgAGGAAAAAATTGAACGCCAGAAGCTGTATCATGTAAGTAGCAGGAAAGCAGACAGTTCAAAATGTGTATTTCACCTGGGCTTTGATGGCTGGACTCAGCCCACAAGTAAAGGGATCTACTGGCAACGGGGTCTTTGCTGACAGCTTTAGCAGCCTGGGATCAAATGCCTGCCCTGCCAGTTGCAGGCCATGTCCTTCCTCTGAGCTTTTGGGAAAGACCTTTTGAAGGCCCCTCCCCTCTCTTGTCTGAAGGGATGTTGGCACTTGATGCTTTGACTGGTCTATGGTCTTTGGCTGTGGACATCAAGGAATATCTCCTTGACTTGAGAACTGGATTTAAGTTCCCATTCCTGCTGTTTTAAGCCCATTTTTCTTTGTTAGAAAGACGGAATAGACAGGGACTGAATGTATCTTTTTAATTTGACTTTATGATTGCAGAAGTTTTGGGATTTAGTCAAGACTTGCTGCCATCTCATTTAACCTTTAAAGGCATGCTACTAAGGTACAAACAAGAAATGCCTCAGAGCAGTTCTGGCCAGCATGCAAAAGACAGCTGGTTTTTTTACATAAAAGTACAGAAAACTCCTCTTCCATTGTGTTTTGGATTAAGCTCTTAGGGGTAGTTTCAGATGAGGTGGGGCCAGGAGCAGAATGATCTTGTGTGGGTGGTGTTGGACCATCGCCCTGGCCCATGTGTGtcagtgggagcagggacaatgctctctccatcactcagcaatTTGTTGGTGCgatgcagcagagcaggagctgtttGATGCTCAATTCCAGTTCCCCACCCTCACGTCTGCTGTCTCATCTTGATGTTTGAATAGGGAGGCAGAAGTAAGTGGATGTATccctttcttgccttctctctcctttcctgAGGATCCCCTTTCTCTCTTCTGTTTTTGAAAGAAACTTGAGGAGGGGGAACAGGGAGTGATTCCTGTAAGCTGCTACCCCCGGTCCAGATATTCTAAACATCCTCTGCTACATCAGGACCATTTTGCCCATACAGGCGTATGTAAATGACCAGAAAATAATCAAAGCAATAGAGGAACAAAACCAAATGGAAGAAGATGATCGGATCAAAGCCCATTTTAAAGCAAAGGAAATTATTGCCAagatgagaaaaaagaaagaagctgAAATGCGTAGGTAGGTGCAATGCTAGAGTATAAATCACAAATGATCTAAAAATTGTACTGTAGTTTTCAGATCATTTAGACTAATGATATAACACAAGAAACAGTTATTCTAACACATTATTGTAAATTCTACTGATAGGGAGAGCAGGGaattcaagagaaaaaatatttttttttcacaggttCCTTAGTAAGAGTGTGAGGGAGCAATCTCTCCACCTTTTAAAGTACAGAGGCTTATGAAAGTGCAAAGCTTTGCACCAGTGTATTGAGAAGAGTGATTTTCCATGTAGCCTGTCAAATCTTTACCTGCTCAATAATTAAAGACAATTAAGATCcttgatgaaaatatttttgactaTAAGCTATATTTCTCTGAGTCAGctcaagaaaaattatttgacTTCTCAGCAAGGCACAAACATTAATTAACTACGTCATGTTCTTAAGGGGAGATATTTTATCAGTTTAACATTAAGGGTACAATGTGATGATACCACTGAGTCAATCAAAGAGttttcttcccttcctgctTCTAACCAACATTCCCTTTCTGATGGCAAGATGCATGCTGGAATCCTTCCTGAGTGATCCAGCTCATTATTGCAAGAGAAACTAGTGATACAAGAACACTGGGAACATTTACTTGCTAAATCggataatataaaaataaaccaaacagaAGGAACAGAAGGAGATAATGAGTTGGGGGTGGGCCAGCCTGTGTGGTCAAGAGGAGAGAGCTCTAGAACCAGAACTGCTGAGTTTGGTAGCTTCAAGTAGACCCAGGTGTGTTGCACTGTTATGTTATGGAAGCTCATGTTCTTCTGCAGACAAGTACAGGAACAACAGGACAAAATCATTAGTCGATTAGCTGAACAAATGGGTGAGGCATTAAAGAAGGAAGATGATCGATTGGCTAGAGATGTTGCAAGAAaagaagctgaagaagaaaaaaaacgcaaagagaaagaagcaaaacaaaaggcTGCTATTGAATCTATTGCTGAACACAGAGCCACTGTGGTAAGAAACTTGGGCTGATCTTACTTCTGCTTACCCCAGCTGAGGAGCCTGGCCCAGGccacagctggtggctctggtgcCATGCATCAGCAGGCTTCAGCAAGCCTGCTGACACCTTTCCTGGAGCCcctctccctttctcccttctgGGCTGGGTGCactctgccagggctgcagaaagCGCTGGGCTTGGGCACCGGCCAGCCACAGTGACCCTGCTTACCAGAGTGATAATGACTCAGGGCTGCTTCTGCAGAGAGATACAACTTCCAGCTTAGCAGGCCAGCTCCTTGGTTagcttttgtgtgttttgtaaACTACAGATAAAgttgaaagaggaaaaggagagacAGGAGAAAGAAGAGGCTGAAAAAGAACGGGATATGTTAATGGAAAAAGCCCGCATCCACCTGGAAatggaaaacaacaaaaaacatggACGAGATGAGGCAAACAGAGAAGTACAGAAAATTCAGCTCCAGCAAATAGTAAGTAGAAAGCTGTGCCCTGTCAATCTCTTCAGAAAGAAGCCTGCACCTAAACCAATACACTAGCTCCTGCTGAGAGAAAGAGGAAGTTAGgtgttttgtttggattttattgtttgttgggttgtttttaatCATGTGTGTTTGGCATGCCCTGGTGTTGGAGACCAGCTTCCCCAGAGCACTGGTGCAAATCAAGGCCGGTTTGCAAGGACAGATCACATCCTGTCCTGTGCCattataacttttttttaaccatGCACTGCTGTCCTCTTGCATCTTCTGGACAGGTCACCAAAGAGCAGCAGCTAATGCTGATGTTCACTCAGCTATTTCATGTACCCTTTCTGGGGAGATAAGGCAGGGGAGAGAAGTGGGGAGGGATGACAGGTGCCAAGTTTCAGCTAAGGATGCCATAAACCTGCTGTAAGCTTTTACCCTCTCTCGGCTTTACAGAGTGGTGATGTTGAAAACAAAATACTAAGCTTTGTTATTCCATTTTCTTCATCAGGCTGAAAAGCAGGcaagaaaagagcaggaaaagcaagCAGAATTGGACTACAATGCTCAGAGAGAGGCTATTGCACTTTATAAAGAGCAAGAGTTTCAGAAATATGCAAAGGAATTAATCGAAA is part of the Passer domesticus isolate bPasDom1 chromosome 10, bPasDom1.hap1, whole genome shotgun sequence genome and harbors:
- the CFAP210 gene encoding cilia- and flagella- associated protein 210, whose amino-acid sequence is MAAAAAAGRRRRSGAPHHWKEKDVLDEFFLPNETDLRQVTVLSKAQWERIQDSIRQAPHIDEKKEQEEVHLDSKAAGKEDPRSATLSLIQQKLQAKKLREEKEEEERKLLDLEEAKFQAAKRKEVIDRAKTYLRYQDDRMRHFHSALLLTKVLKERDAQVEFLKSRLLDNKKREYEEEQRQLKEYILSEQEKAHQRYMNKQALCKDQLQQIKEREHQADLAKQEKKKEEEEIQRSIQLYQLETQRKKEKEHEEKIERQKLYHAYVNDQKIIKAIEEQNQMEEDDRIKAHFKAKEIIAKMRKKKEAEMRRQVQEQQDKIISRLAEQMGEALKKEDDRLARDVARKEAEEEKKRKEKEAKQKAAIESIAEHRATVIKLKEEKERQEKEEAEKERDMLMEKARIHLEMENNKKHGRDEANREVQKIQLQQIAEKQARKEQEKQAELDYNAQREAIALYKEQEFQKYAKELIETESKTTHHLYPLLKACENGRGLGHRPFF